The Pelotomaculum isophthalicicum JI genome includes a window with the following:
- a CDS encoding cold-shock protein, translating into MNNGTVKWFNAEKGFGFLSNDNGGEDVFVHFSAIVANGFKSLAEGQKVTFDTETDPKNSHKLRAVNVCLA; encoded by the coding sequence ATGAATAACGGTACAGTAAAATGGTTCAACGCGGAAAAAGGCTTTGGTTTTCTTTCCAACGACAACGGTGGTGAGGATGTATTCGTTCATTTCTCTGCAATCGTAGCAAACGGTTTCAAGTCTCTGGCAGAAGGCCAAAAGGTAACATTTGATACCGAAACCGACCCGAAGAACAGCCATAAGCTCAGAGCGGTCAATGTTTGCCTTGCATAA